ACCGAACAGGCGCGCCGTTTCCTGTTACCGCTTTATCGACATAATCAGTCCGACTGATTGTATAAAAATTGCGCAAGCCGTAAGCATCCATTATTATGCGCGACGGTCACGGACTGATATAACAAGAGTGCTGGCAAAGCCAGTGCGAGTATATCTGGCAGTTCCACAGTTACTGGAGCCGCCAGAAACGTTAATGATGAGGTTCGTGAATGCCCCGCAGCACCTGGTTAAAAGTTTTCGTCCTGTTTTTTGCCCTCTGGGCGCCATTCAGTCAGGCCGACAATGGTTGGCAACCGGTTCAGGAAACGATCCACAAGAGCGATAAAGATACCCGCCAGTATCAGGCGATTCGTCTGGATAATGGCATGGTTGTGCTGTTGGTATCCGATCCGCAGGCGGTGAAATCTCTCTCCGCGCTGGTCGTACCGATCGGTTCGCTGGAGGATCCTGATTCCCATCCTGGCCTTGCGCATTACCTGGAACACATGACCCTGATGGGTTCCAAAAAATACCCGCAACCGGACAGCCTTGCCGAATACCTCAAGTTGCATGGTGGCAGCCATAACGCCAGTACTGCGCCTTACCGCACCGCTTACTACCTGGAAGTGGAAAATAACGCGCTGGACGGCGCCGTTGATCGTCTGGCGGATGCGATTGCCGCCCCGTTGCTGGATAAAAAATATGGCGAGCGCGAACGCAACGCGGTCAACGCCGAGCTGACCATGGCGCGTACCCGTGACGGGATGCGGATGGCGCAGGTCAGCGCTGAGACCATTAACCCGGCGCATCCGGGAGCGCGCTTCTCCGGCGGCAACCTCGAAACGCTGAGCGACAAACCGGGCAGCCCGGTACACCAGGCGCTGCTGGCGTTTCGCGATAAATTCTACTCTGCGAACCTGATGAAAGCGGTCATCTACAGCAACCGTCCGCTGAACGAACTGGCGACGCTTGCGGTACAGACCTATGGCCGTGTGCCGAATAAAAACATCACGAAGCCGGAAATCACCGTTCCCGTCGTCACCGACGCGCAGAAAGGTGTCATCATTCACTATGTTCCGGCTGTGCCGCGCAAAGTGCTGCGTGTTGAGTTCCGTATCGATAACAACACCGCTGCGTTTCGCAGTAAAACGGACGAGTTGATCACCTATCTGATTGGCAATCGCAGTCCGGGCACGCTCTCTGACTGGCTACAAAGCCAGGGGCTGGTTGAAGGGATCCGTGGCGACTCCGATCCAGTGGTCAACGGCAACAGCGGCGTGCTGGCGATTTCCGCTACTCTGACAGATAAAGGTCAGGCGAATCGCGATCAGGTGGTGGCGGCGATTTTCAGCTACCTGCAACTGCTGCGTGAAAAAGGCATCGATAAGCGTTATTTCGACGAGCTTTCCCATATTCTTGACCTTGATTTTCGCTACCCCTCCATTACCCGCGATATGGATTATGTTGAGTGGCTGGCGGATACCATGATCCGCGTACCGGTTGCGCATACGCTGGATTCGGTAAATATCGCCGACCAGTTTGATGCCAAAGCGGTGCAGGCGCGTCTTAACGAAATGACGCCGCAAAACGCCCGCATCTGGTATATCAGCCCGGATGAGCCGCACAATAAAACTGCCTATTTTGTCGATGCGCCTTATCAGGTCGATAAAATTTCCCCGGAAACCTTTGCCGACTGGCAGAAGCGGGAGAGCAGCATTACGCTGAAATTCCCCGAGCTGAACCCCTATATTCCGGACGATTTCACGCTGATCAAACCGCAGAAGCAGTACGAGCATCCCGAGCTGATTGTCGATGAGCCGACGCTACGCGTGGTGTATATGCCGAGCCGCTATTTTGCCAGCGAACCGAAGGCGGATGTCAGCGTGGTGCTGCGTAATCCACAGGCGATGGATACTGCGAAGAGCCAGGTGATGTTTGCGCTGAATGACTATCTGGCGGGGCTTGCGCTCGATCAACTGAGCAACCAGGCGGCTGTCGGGGGCATCACCTTCTCTACGAATGCCAACAATGGCTTGATGCTTAACGCCAATGGTTACACCCAGCGCCTGCCACAGCTTTTCCAGGCGCTGTTGAGCGGATATTTCAGCTATACACCGACGGAAGAACAGCTTGCGCAGGCCAAATCCTGGTACGCGCAAATGATGGATTCGGCAGAGAAGGGTAAAGCCTTCGATCAGGCGATTATGCCAGTGCAGATGCTGTCGCAGGTCCCGTACTTCCTGCGTGAAGATCGTCGTGCACTGTTGCCATCAATCTCTCTGCAGGACATTTTGCACTATCGCGATGCACTGAAGAGCAATGCGCGTCCGGAATTTCTCGTGGTTGGTAACCTTGGCGAGCAGCAGGCGAAAGACCTTGCTCATGCGGTACAAAAACAGCTGGGTGCCAATGGCACAGTGTGGTGCCGTAACCAGGACGTCGTGGTTGATAAACAGCAGAATGTGAGCTTTGAAAAGGCGGGCAACAGCACGGATTCCGCGCTGGCCGCGGTGTTCGTACCACCGGGTTTTGATGAGTACAGCAGTTCAGCCTACAGCGCGATGCTGGGGCAAATTGTACAGCCGTGGTTCTATAACCAGTTACGTACTGAGGAACAGCTTGGCTACGCCGTGTTTGCTTTCCCGATGAGCGTTGGCCGTCAGTGGGGCATGGGTTTCCTGCTACAGAGCAATGATAAGCAACCGGCGTATCTCTGGGAGCGCTATAAGGCCTTCTTCCCGACAGCGGAAGCGAAGCTGCGGGCGATGAAACCGGAAGAGTTTGCCCAAATTCAGCAGGGGGTGATTGCGCAAATAGTGCAAGCGCCGCAAACGTTAGGTGAAGAGGCTTCCAAACTCAGCAAAGATTTCGATCGCGGCAATATGCGCTTCGATTCACGTGATAAAGTAGTCGCTCAGATAAAACTGCTGACGCCGCAGAAACTTGCCGACTTCTTCCATCAGGCGGTGGTAGAGCCGCAAGGCATGGCGATATTGTCGCAGATCTCCGGTAGCCAGAGCGGGAAAGCGGAATATGCTCAACCGCAAGGCTGGAAGGTCTGGGACAGCGTCAGCGCCCTGCAGCAATCCTTACCGAAGATGACCGAGAAAGATGAGTGAAACCACTGCTGAGACCCTTGATCCCCTGCGCTTGCCGCTTACCGGCGAGCGCCTGATTGAAGCCTCGGCGGGCACCGGCAAGACATTCACCATCGCCGCACTCTATTTGCGGCTGCTATTAGGGCTGGGCGGCAATGCCGCCTTCCCTCGACCACTCAGCGTTGAAGAGCTGCTGGTGGTGACTTTCACCGAGGCCGCGACCGAAGAGCTGCGTGGCCGTATCCGCAGTAATATCCATGAGTTACGTATTGCCTGCCTGCGGGAAAGCAGCAGCAACCCCTTATATGCCCGTTTGCTGGAGGAGATCGCCGATAAGCAGCAGGCGGCGTACTGGCTGATGCTGGCCGAGCGGCAAATGGATGAAGCGGCAGTCTTTACCATTCATGGCTTCTGCCAGCGCATGCTCAGCCTGAACGCGTTCGAATCCGGCATGCTGTTTGAACAGCAACTGGTGGAAGATGAATCCCTGTTGCGCTATCAGGCCTGCGCGGATTTCTGGCGGCGTCACTGCTACCCGCTGCCGCGCGAGATTGCCCAGGCGATTCATGCCTCGTGGAAAGGACCGCAGGAACTGCTGAAGGCGATCGACCGCTACCTGCAGGGCGAAGCGCCGCAAATCAAATCTCCACCGCCGGCAGATGAAACGCTGGTTTCCCGCCATCAGCGCATTATCGCCCGGATTGAAGCTATCAAGCAGCAGTGGAATGCCGCGGTGGCCGAAGTGGAACCGGTGATTGAAGCGTCCGGCATCGACAGGCGCAAATTCAACCGCGGCAACCAGGCAAAGTATATTGAGCGAGTGTCCGCCTGGGCGCAGGAAGAAACGCGCAGTTACCTGCTGCCGGAGGCACTGGAGAAGTTTGCTCAGTCTTTCCTTGCTGAACGCACCAAAGCGGATGGCGTGGTGCCGGAACATCCGCTTTTTGTCGCAATCGAGGAACTACTGGCTCAGCCGTTAACGCTTGACGATCTGGTGCTGACCAGCGCAATGCGTGAAATCCGCGAGGCGGTGGCGAAAGAGAAGCGTCGTCGCGGCGAACTGGGCTTTGACGATATGCTCAGCCGTCTGGATAGCGCATTGCGCAGCCCGAACGGCGAGGCGCTGGCCGCTGCGATCCGCGAACGCTTCCCGGTGGCGATGATCGATGAATTTCAGGATACCGATCCGCAGCAATACCGTATTTTCAGCCGTATCTGGCATGAGCAGCCAGAGTGCGGTCTGTTGTTGATTGGCGACCCGAAGCAGGCCATCTATGCGTTTCGCGGCGCCGATATTTTTACCTATATGAAAGCGCGCGATGAAGTGAGCGCTCGCTATACCCTTGATACCAACTGGCGCTCGTCGCCGGGAATGATTGCCAGCGTTAACCGCCTGTTTATGCAGATGGAAGACGCCTTTATGTTTCGCCAGATCCCATTCCTGCCGGTTAAATCCGCCGCTAAAAATGCGGGCCTGCGCTTTACCTTTCGTGGGGAAATGCAGCCAGCCATGAAAATGTGGCTGATGGACGGCGAAGGCGTCGGCGTCGGCGATTACCAGGGGTTTATGGCGCAGCTCTGCGCCTCGCAGATCCGCGACTGGCTGAGTGCTGGCCAGCAGGGCGAGGCACTGCTGTACGAAGGTGAGGGCGAGCATGAGAAAGTGCGTCCGGTCAGAGCCTCGGATATCACCGTGCTGGTGCGTAGCCGCCACGAAGCGTCGCTTATTCGTGATGCCCTGATGCTACTGGATATCCCCTCCGTCTATCTCTCTAACCGCGACAGCGTGTTCGACACGCCGGAAGCGCAGGAGCTGTTGTGGCTGTTGCATGCCGTGCTGGCGCCGGAGCGAGAGAGTACGTTGCGTAGCGCATTAGCCACCTCCATGCTGGGGTTGACCGCACAGGATATTGAAGCGCTGAATCTCGATGAACAGGCGTGGGATGAGAAAGTTGAGGAGTTCTCTCACTACCGCGAACTATGGCAAAAACGCGGTGTGATGGCGATGCTGCGCACGTTGATGAGTGCGCGCAATGTGGCAGAGAATTTACTGGCGACGCCTGGCGGTGAGCGGCGGTTAACCGATATTCTGCATATCAGCGAGCTGTTGCAGGAAGCCGGAACGCAGCTTGAAAGTGAGCATGCACTTACCCGCTGGCTGGCGCAGCGCATCGCCGAACCGAATGCCAATGCCTCCAGCGAGCAGTTGCGTCTGGAGAGCGACAAACATCTGGTGCAGATTGTCACCATCCACAAATCCAAAGGCCTTGAGTACCCGCTGGTCTGGCTGCCGTTTATTGCGAATTTCCGCGTACAGGATCAGGGTTTCTATCATGACCGCGAATCGTTTGCGGCGATGCTCGATTTAAGCCACGGCGACGAGAGTGTCGAACTGGCGGAAACCGAGCGCCTGGCGGAAGATTTGCGCCTGCTCTATGTGGCATTAACGCGCTCGGTCTGGCATTGCAGCCTGGGGATTGCGCCGCTGATTCGCCGTCGCGGTGGCAAAACGGGCGAAACTGATTTCCATCAGAGCGCGCTTGGGCGGCTGATTCAGAAAGGTGAAGCGCTCGATGCTGCCGGTTTGCAGCGTGCATTACAGGCGCTGTGCAATGACGATATCGCCCTTTGCACGCCGTCAGCCGCTGATAGCGACCGCTGGCAGCTGCCGCAAACGGCGTTGCCTGCTCTGAGCGCACGGGAAGTGACGCGTAAAATTGCCGACGACTGGCGCGTGACCAGCTATTCCGGCTTGCAGCAGCGTGCTCACGGCATCGCCCAGGATCTACTGCCGCGTCTGGATATCGATGCAGCCGGTGAGCGTGAGGTTGTGGCTGAACCGATGCTGACGCCGCACCAGTTTCCGCGTGGCGCAGCGCCGGGAACCTTTTTACACAGCCTGTTTGAAGATCTGGATTTTACCCAGCCAATCTCGCCGCAATGGGTGGCAGAAAGAGTGCTGGCAGGGGGTTACGAAGAGCACTGGGAGCCGGTACTGAGGCGCTGGCTGGAGAGCGTGCTGCATGCACCGCTGGCCGGAACGGGCATTTCGCTGAGCCAGCTTACGGCGAAGGAGAAACAGGTGGAGATGGAGTTCTACTTGCCTGTGACGAAGACGATGAGCGCTCAGGCACTGGATGCGCTAATCCGGCGCTACGATCCGCTGTCGGCAGGGTGCCCGCCGCTCGATTTCCGCGATGTGCGCGGCATGCTGAAAGGCTTTATCGATCTCGTCTTTCGCCACGACGGGCGCTACTACCTGCTGGATTACAAATCCAACTGGCTGGGCGAAAGCGCGGAGGCCTATACGCAGGAGGCGATGGCGACGGCAATGCAGTCGCACCGCTACGACTTGCAGTATCAATTATATAGCCTGGCGCTGCATCGTTACTTGCGCCACCGCATCGCGGATTACCGCTATGAACAGCATTTCGGCGGCGTAATCTACCTCTTTTTACGTGGCGTTGAGGCGCAAAACCCGCAGCAGGGTATCTTCACCACGCGTCCTGACGCGGCACTGATCGAACAGATGGATGCGTTATTTGCCGGAGAGACGCAGGAGGCGACGCCATGAGTATGACAACAAAATTACGTGAAGCGGCAGAGCTGAAGCTGCTGCGCCCGCTGGATGTGCAGTTCGCTCTGACGGTGGCAACAGAAGATGAACCGGCGGTGATGCTGGCTGCGGCGCTACTCAGCCACGACGCCGGTGAAGGTCACGTCTGTTTGCCACTTTCGCGCCTGACGCCAGAAGCCTATGCCAGTGCAGGAACGATCTTTAGCCCGCTGTTTGAGCAGGCCGGAAACCCTGAAGACTGGCGGCAAACGCTGCTGGCATCGCATGCCGTCAGCGAAGGCGAAACGCCAGCGCCGCTGGTGCTGAGGGGGGATCGCCTCTACCTGAACCGCATGTGGCAAAACGAACGACAGGTGGCAGCATTTTTTGCCGAACGGCAGAGCCAACCCGAGGTGGATGAAGCCCGGCTGACGCAGGTACTGGAGACATTTTTTCCGACCACGGGCGAAATAAACTGGCAGAAAGTGGCGGCAGCCGTGGCGCTCACCCGGCGTATTTCGGTGATTTCCGGCGGACCGGGAACCGGCAAAACCACTACCGTAGCAAAACTGCTTGCGGCACTGGTACAGATGGTGGACGGCGGCAAATGCCGCATTTGTCTGGCCGCGCCGACCGGCAAAGCTGCCGCGCGGTTGACCGAGTCGCTGGGCAATGCGCTGCGTCAGCTGGATCTGACGGAACAACAGAAAGCGATGCTGCCGGACGAAGCCAGCACGCTGCACCGTCTGCTTGGCGCGCAGCCGGGCAGCCAGCGCCTGCGGCATCATGCCGATAACCCGCTGCATCTTGATGTGCTGGTGGTCGATGAAGCCTCAATGATTGATTTGCCGATGATGTCGCGTCTGATCGATGCGCTGCCGCCGCAGGCCCGGGTGATCTTTCTTGGCGATCGCGATCAGTTAGCTTCGGTGGAGGCCGGGGCGGTGCTGGGCGATATCTGTGCGTGGGTGAACGCTGGTTATACCCCGGAGCGCGCGGCACAGCTCTCACGTTTAACCGGCTCAACGGTTCCCGCCGGGGAAGGGCACTGCGCCAGCACGCTGCGCGACAGCCTGTGTTTGCTGCAAAAAAGCTATCGTTTTGGCAGTGATTCCGGGATTGGCCAACTGGCGGCGGCGGTCAACCGGGGTGATAAAAATGCCACCAGAGCAGTGTTTAGTCAGGGCTTTGGCGATATCGAGCGTAAACCGCTGCAGAGCGCAGAAGAGTATCAGGCGATGATCGACGACGCGCTCGCCGGCTATGGCCATTATCTGTCGCGGGTGCATGACAACGCCGCGCCGGAGGAGATTATCGCGGCGTTTAGCGAGTACCAGTTGCTGTGCGCATTACGCGAGGGGCCGTTTGGGGTGAGCGGGCTGAATGAGCGTCTGGAGCTGGCTCTGCTGCGTAAACGGCAGATCTCACGCCCGGCGCATTCGCGCTGGTATCACGGCCGTCCGATCATGATCTCTCGTAATGATTCGGCGCTGGGTTTATTTAACGGCGATATTGGTATCGCGCTGGAGCAGGGGCAGGGGATCCGCGTCTGGTTTCCGCTGCCGGACGGCAGCATCAAATCCGTGCAGCCCAGTCGCCTGCCGGAGCATGAAACGGCGTGGGCCATGACCGTGCATAAATCGCAGGGTTCGGAGTTCGATCATACGGCGCTGATCCTGCCGGGGCAGTTTGTACCGGTAGTCACGCGTGAGCTGGTTTATACCGCCATCACCCGTGCACGCAGGCGGCTGTCACTCTATGCCGACGAGCGTATTCTGGCGCAGGCCATTGCCACCCGCACCGAGCGGCGCAGCGGGCTGGATGCGTTTTTCAGCGAAGCAGAGTAACGCCCCCGCAGCGCGCGGGGGCAAGCTTTCAGGTAAGGTCGGCCATCAGCACTTTGGAACGGCGCTGATAGTTGTACATCTGCTTTTTGGTTTCCGGCAGCGAATCAATATCCACCGGGGTAAAGCCGCGTTCCTGGAACCAGTGAATGCTACGCGTGGTCAGCACAAACAGTTTGCTCAGGCCAATCTGTCTCGCTTGCGCGGCAATACGCTCCAGCAGGACTTCACCGCGCGATGAGCTGCGATAGTCCGGGTGTACCGCCACGCAGGCCATCTCGCCGATTTTCTCTTCCGGGAAGGGATAAAGCGCCGCACAGGCAATGGTCAGATTATCGCGTTCGATAATGGTGAATTTGTCGATCTCCATCTCCAGTTGCTCGCGGGAGCGGCGCACCAGAATGCCCTGTTGTTCAAGCGGGCGGATAAGTTCGAGAATGCCGCCAATATCGTTGATGGTGGCACGGCGGATCTGCTCGGCGCTCTCCATCACAATCTGCGTACCAATACCGTCGCGGGAGAACAGCTCCTGCAACAGCGCGCCGTCTTCCTGATAGCTGATCAAGTGGCTGCGACGCACGCCGCTGCGACAGGCTTTGACCGCGCCACGCAGGAAACGCACCGTACCGGAGTGGTAATCTCCTTTTGCTTCCAGCGCCTCGACGCGCGCCTGCGCTTCGTTCGGGAACAGTTCGGAAACAATATCGCCCTCGTCGTTCATTACCCCTTGCGACGAGCAAAAACCGATCATTTTTTCGGCTTTCAACTTGATGGCAAGTTGTGTGGCGATCTCTTCGGAGGTGAGGTTAAAGCTTTCTCCAGTGACAGACACCGCGACCGGCCCCATCAGCACAATCGCACCGCTGTCGAGCTGGCGGTGGATCGCTTCTTCATCAATACGGCGAATACGTCCGCTGTGGCAATAATCCACGCCGTCATCGACGCCCAGCGGCTGGGAAATAATAAAGTTGCCGCTGACCACGTTAATATGCGCGCCCTGCAATGGCGTATTGTTGAGGCTCATCGACAGCCGCGCCGTGATGTCGAGCTGCAACAGGCCTGCCGCCTGCTTAACCAGTTCAAGGGTTTTTGCATCGGTCACGCGGGTGTGTTTGTGGTAAATCGGTTCATGATGATGTTCGGCAAGGTTGGCGTCGATTTGCGGACGCGCGCCGTACACCACCACCAGCCGGATGCCGAGGCTGTGTAACAGGCCGATATCATTGACAATACTGGAAAAATTCTCGTGTTCAATGGCTTCGCCGCCGAGCATAATGACAAATGTCTTTCCCCGATGGGCGTTAATATAGGGAACAGAATGGCGGAATCCTTGTACCAGTTCGGTTCTGCGCTCTCTTACCACGGCCTGCCCTCAATGCATGATTATTCGTAAATTCTGTATTTTTATTCTTTTCTGCCGTCCGGCGCAAGTGCAAATTTTGTCGTCATTCAATAAAGTTGCCCCGGCGAAGCCATTGGGCAGACATATGTTTACCCTTTAATGGATGACAGTTTATGCATCATTCGTTAAAGTTTTCGGTCAATTCTGACGAATAGCATTATTTAGCGAAAAATTGCTCGGGAGAGGCATGTCGGGAAGTCAATCATCGGTGAGCCGCCGCAGGTTATTAAAAGGGGCGGGGGCCATGTGGTTATTAAGCGTAAGCCAAATGGGCCTGGCAGCGGTAAGCCACGTAGTGGCGGTTCGCGTCTGGCCAGCGTCTACCTATACGCGCGTGACGGTGGAATCTAACCAGGTCATTAAATACAAGCAGTTCACGTTGAGTAACCCTGACCGGCTGGTGGTGGATCTCGAAGGTGTACACCTTAACTCCGTGCTGAAAGGTATGGGGACGCAGATTCGTGGCGACGATCCCTTTATCAAGTCTGCGCGCGTTGGTCAGTTTGATCCGCAAACCGTGCGCATGGTGTTTGAGCTGAAACAGGATGTTGCGCCGCAACTGTTCGCGCTGGCGCCGGTAGCTGGCTTCAAAGAGCGGCTGGTGATGGATCTCTATCCGGTGAATGCGAAAGATGTGCAGGATCCGCTGCTGGCGCTGCTGGAAGAGTACAACAGAGGCGATCTTGAACAGCAGGTACCGAAGCAGGATAGCGGCCCACAGCCGGGGAAAGCGGGGCGCGATCGGCCAATCGTTATTATGCTGGATCCTGGTCACGGCGGCGAAGATCCGGGGGCGATGGGGAAATACCGTACCCGCGAGAAAGACGTGGTGCTGCAAATCGCCCGCCGTCTGTACGCGCTGATCGAGAAAGAAGGCAATATGAAAGCCTATATGACGCGTAACGAGGATGTTTTTATCCCGTTGAAAGTGCGCGTTGCCAAAGCGCAAAAACAGCGTGCGGATCTGTTTGTGTCGATTCACGCCGATGCTTTCACCAGCCGTCAGCCGAGCGGTTCTTCAGTATTTGCCCTTTCGACCAAAGGGGCGACCAGCACGGCGGCGAAGTATCTGGCGGAGACGCAGAACGCTTCTGACCTTATTGGTGGCGTCAGTAAAAGCGGCGACCGTTATCTCGATCACACCATGTTCGATATGGTGCAGTCGCTGACCATCAATGACAGCCTGAAGTTCGGTAAAGCCGTACTCAACAAGCTTAGCAACGTTAACAATCTGCATAAAAATCAGGTTGAACAGGCCGGTTTTGCGGTGCTGAAAGCGCCGGATATTCCGTCGATTCTGGTCGAGACCGCGTTTATCAGTAATGTGGAAGAGGAACGTAAGCTGAAGACGGCCAAATTCCAGCAGGAAGTGGCGGAGTCGATTCTGGCGGGGATTAAAGCTTATTTCTCGGATGGCGCGACGCTGGCGAGAAGGGGATAATAGAGTGGCGCTGAAAGGCGCCATTTTTTACGGACCGCAGAAACAAAAAAACACCCGTTAAGGTGTTTATTGTGATTGGTTGCGGGGGCCGGATTTGAACCGACGACCTTCGGGTTATGAGCCCGACGAGCTACCAGGCTGCTCCACCCCGCGTCCGTCTGTTTACACTTCCATCATGTAAACTTTTTCTTCACATTTTAATTGGTTGCGGGGGCCGGATTTGAACCGACGACCTTCGGGTTATGAGCCCGACGAGCTACCAGGCTGCTCCACCCCGCGTCTGTGGATGCGCACTATACTCTGCAAACTTAGCGATGCAACCTTTTTTTTGACTAATTCGACGAATTGCCGGGATTATGTGTAAAAACAATACAATTAGCTTATTTTTTATGCGAAATTGGCGATGGGTTGTGCTGACGCATTTCTTTAGTGAATAGGGTTTGTTATCTTCACCCCGCTGCAGGTTAATCAGAAGACGAGATATAATGAAAGGACGTTGGGCTAAGTTCGTACTCACAGGCGCCATGGTCGCAATCCTTGCCGCCTGTTCCTCCAAACCGACCGATCGCGGTCAACAGTATAAAGACGGAAAGTTTTCCCAGCCTTTTTCCCTGGTCAATCAACCTGACGCCGTCGGTGCGCCAATCAACGCCGGAGACTTCTCCGAGCAGGTTAATCAAATTCGTTCCGCTTCTCCGCGCCTCTATAGCAGCCAGAGCGGCCTTTACAATGCGATTCAGTCATGGCTGATGTCGGGCGGCGATACGCGCACCCTGCGCCAGTACGGTCTTGATGCGTGGCAGATGGAAGGAACGGATAATTACGGAAACGTGCAATTTACCGGGTACTATACGCCGGTAGTACAGGCACGCCACACGCGCCAGGGTGAGTTCCAGTACCCGATTTATCGCATGCCGCCCAAACGCGGCCGCTTGCCAACGCGCGCGGAAATCTATGCCGGCGCGCTCAGCGACAACTATGTGCTGGCGTACAGCAACTCGCTGATGGACAACTTTATTATGGATGTGCAGGGCAGTGGCTATATTGATTTTGGCGATGGCAGCCCGCTTAACTTCTTCAGTTACGCCGGAAAAAATGGCCATGCTTACCGCAGTATCGGCAAAGTGCTGATCGATCGCGGCGAAGTGAAGAAAGAAGATATGTCGATGCAGGCCATCCGCGAATGGGGTGAAAAACACAGTGAAGCGGAAGTGCGCGCGCTGCTGGAAGAGAATGCGTCGTTTGTCTTCTTTAAACCGCAATCCTGGGCGCCAGTGAAAGGTGCCAGCGCAGTGCCACTGATTGGACGCGCTTCTGTTGCTTCCGATCGCAGCATTATTCCGCCGGGCACCACGCTGCTGGCGGAAGTACCGCAACTGGACAATAAAGGCAAATTCAACGGTCAGTATGAGCTGCGCCTGATGGTGGCGCTGGATGTTGGCGGCGCTATCAAAGGCCAGCACTTCGATATCTATCAGGGCATTGGCCCGGATGCCGGTCACCGCGCAGGCTGGTATAACCATTATGGCCGGGTCTGGGTGCTGAAAAACGCTCCGGGCGCGGGCACCAGCGGCGGCGTGTTCAGCGGCTGAGTGTGATACACTCTGCAACCCTCTTTCGCCTGCGGAAGAGGGTTTTCTGTTTTCTTTGAGGTCTGTTTTATGTCAGCAGTAATCAGCGATGCCTGGCGTCAGCGTTTTGGCGGCACGGCGCGTTTATATGGCGAGAAAGCGTTGCAGTGGTTTGCCGATGCGCATATCTGCGTGGTCGGTATCGGCGGCGTGGGTTCCTGGGCGGCTGAAGCGCTGGCGCGAACGGGCATCGGCGCGATCACGCTGATTGATATGGACGACGTGTGCGTGACCAACACCAACCGGCAGATCCACGCCCTGCGCGATAACGTTGGCCTGGCAAAAGCTGAGGTGATGGCGGATCGCATTCGCCAGATCAACCCGGAGTGCCGGGTGACGGTGGTGGATGACTTTGTGACTGCCGACAACGTTGCGCAACTGATGAGCCAGGGCTACAGCTATGTGATCGATGCGATCGACAGCGTACGCCCAAAAGCCGCGCTCATTGCATATTGCCGTCGCAATAAGATCCCGCTGGTGACCACGGGTGGTGCCGGTGGGCAGATCGATCCAACGCAGATCCAGGTCAGCGATCTGGCGAAAACCATTCAGGATCCGCTGGCGGCAAAATTGCGCGAGCGATTGAAAAGTGATTTTGGCGTGGTGAAGAACAGCAAAGGGAAGCTCGGCGTCGACTGCGTATTCTCTACCGAAGCGCTGGTTTACCCGCAGGCGGACGGTTCAGTCTGTGCGATGAAAAGTACGGCGGAAGGGCCGAAACG
Above is a genomic segment from Kosakonia radicincitans DSM 16656 containing:
- the recD gene encoding exodeoxyribonuclease V subunit alpha, yielding MSMTTKLREAAELKLLRPLDVQFALTVATEDEPAVMLAAALLSHDAGEGHVCLPLSRLTPEAYASAGTIFSPLFEQAGNPEDWRQTLLASHAVSEGETPAPLVLRGDRLYLNRMWQNERQVAAFFAERQSQPEVDEARLTQVLETFFPTTGEINWQKVAAAVALTRRISVISGGPGTGKTTTVAKLLAALVQMVDGGKCRICLAAPTGKAAARLTESLGNALRQLDLTEQQKAMLPDEASTLHRLLGAQPGSQRLRHHADNPLHLDVLVVDEASMIDLPMMSRLIDALPPQARVIFLGDRDQLASVEAGAVLGDICAWVNAGYTPERAAQLSRLTGSTVPAGEGHCASTLRDSLCLLQKSYRFGSDSGIGQLAAAVNRGDKNATRAVFSQGFGDIERKPLQSAEEYQAMIDDALAGYGHYLSRVHDNAAPEEIIAAFSEYQLLCALREGPFGVSGLNERLELALLRKRQISRPAHSRWYHGRPIMISRNDSALGLFNGDIGIALEQGQGIRVWFPLPDGSIKSVQPSRLPEHETAWAMTVHKSQGSEFDHTALILPGQFVPVVTRELVYTAITRARRRLSLYADERILAQAIATRTERRSGLDAFFSEAE
- the argA gene encoding amino-acid N-acetyltransferase; its protein translation is MVRERRTELVQGFRHSVPYINAHRGKTFVIMLGGEAIEHENFSSIVNDIGLLHSLGIRLVVVYGARPQIDANLAEHHHEPIYHKHTRVTDAKTLELVKQAAGLLQLDITARLSMSLNNTPLQGAHINVVSGNFIISQPLGVDDGVDYCHSGRIRRIDEEAIHRQLDSGAIVLMGPVAVSVTGESFNLTSEEIATQLAIKLKAEKMIGFCSSQGVMNDEGDIVSELFPNEAQARVEALEAKGDYHSGTVRFLRGAVKACRSGVRRSHLISYQEDGALLQELFSRDGIGTQIVMESAEQIRRATINDIGGILELIRPLEQQGILVRRSREQLEMEIDKFTIIERDNLTIACAALYPFPEEKIGEMACVAVHPDYRSSSRGEVLLERIAAQARQIGLSKLFVLTTRSIHWFQERGFTPVDIDSLPETKKQMYNYQRRSKVLMADLT
- the amiC gene encoding N-acetylmuramoyl-L-alanine amidase AmiC; translated protein: MSGSQSSVSRRRLLKGAGAMWLLSVSQMGLAAVSHVVAVRVWPASTYTRVTVESNQVIKYKQFTLSNPDRLVVDLEGVHLNSVLKGMGTQIRGDDPFIKSARVGQFDPQTVRMVFELKQDVAPQLFALAPVAGFKERLVMDLYPVNAKDVQDPLLALLEEYNRGDLEQQVPKQDSGPQPGKAGRDRPIVIMLDPGHGGEDPGAMGKYRTREKDVVLQIARRLYALIEKEGNMKAYMTRNEDVFIPLKVRVAKAQKQRADLFVSIHADAFTSRQPSGSSVFALSTKGATSTAAKYLAETQNASDLIGGVSKSGDRYLDHTMFDMVQSLTINDSLKFGKAVLNKLSNVNNLHKNQVEQAGFAVLKAPDIPSILVETAFISNVEEERKLKTAKFQQEVAESILAGIKAYFSDGATLARRG
- the mltA gene encoding murein transglycosylase A, which gives rise to MKGRWAKFVLTGAMVAILAACSSKPTDRGQQYKDGKFSQPFSLVNQPDAVGAPINAGDFSEQVNQIRSASPRLYSSQSGLYNAIQSWLMSGGDTRTLRQYGLDAWQMEGTDNYGNVQFTGYYTPVVQARHTRQGEFQYPIYRMPPKRGRLPTRAEIYAGALSDNYVLAYSNSLMDNFIMDVQGSGYIDFGDGSPLNFFSYAGKNGHAYRSIGKVLIDRGEVKKEDMSMQAIREWGEKHSEAEVRALLEENASFVFFKPQSWAPVKGASAVPLIGRASVASDRSIIPPGTTLLAEVPQLDNKGKFNGQYELRLMVALDVGGAIKGQHFDIYQGIGPDAGHRAGWYNHYGRVWVLKNAPGAGTSGGVFSG
- the tcdA gene encoding tRNA cyclic N6-threonylcarbamoyladenosine(37) synthase TcdA; the protein is MSAVISDAWRQRFGGTARLYGEKALQWFADAHICVVGIGGVGSWAAEALARTGIGAITLIDMDDVCVTNTNRQIHALRDNVGLAKAEVMADRIRQINPECRVTVVDDFVTADNVAQLMSQGYSYVIDAIDSVRPKAALIAYCRRNKIPLVTTGGAGGQIDPTQIQVSDLAKTIQDPLAAKLRERLKSDFGVVKNSKGKLGVDCVFSTEALVYPQADGSVCAMKSTAEGPKRMDCAAGFGAATMVTATFGFIAVSHALKKLMAKAERQVSA